One part of the Nitrosophilus kaiyonis genome encodes these proteins:
- a CDS encoding flagellar hook-basal body protein, which produces MALNLQSIYVLASGSSRAMEQLDTITNNIANVNTTGFKKLLLKEMSQRIDKNRGDSNHLFVFSRFEDTPVILEQGSLKKTENPLDFAIEGDGFFQVKVKGEKLLTRNGHFFINNENILVDSNGNPVLDDAGKKIEVNSKYPINVGPNGAIFQKGEEVAKLKIINFEKVKAYGKSYYVGNGSEKKPKYLIRQGFLESSNVNPIKEMSEMIISQRRFEIYSNLIKSLDAIEQKTNEIGRA; this is translated from the coding sequence ATGGCCCTAAATCTTCAATCTATATATGTTCTTGCAAGTGGTAGTTCAAGAGCTATGGAACAGCTTGATACAATTACTAATAATATTGCAAATGTTAATACTACAGGGTTTAAAAAACTTCTTTTAAAAGAGATGAGCCAAAGAATTGATAAAAACAGAGGTGATAGCAATCATCTATTTGTATTTTCAAGATTTGAAGATACTCCAGTTATATTAGAGCAAGGCTCACTAAAAAAAACTGAGAATCCTTTAGATTTTGCGATAGAGGGTGATGGTTTTTTTCAAGTTAAAGTTAAAGGCGAAAAACTTTTAACAAGAAATGGCCATTTTTTTATAAACAATGAAAATATTTTAGTAGACTCAAATGGTAATCCTGTTTTAGATGATGCAGGTAAAAAAATAGAAGTTAATTCAAAATATCCAATAAATGTAGGTCCAAATGGTGCTATTTTTCAAAAAGGCGAAGAAGTTGCAAAACTTAAAATTATCAATTTTGAAAAAGTAAAGGCTTATGGCAAAAGTTATTATGTTGGAAATGGAAGTGAAAAAAAACCAAAATATCTTATAAGGCAAGGATTTTTAGAAAGTTCAAACGTTAATCCAATAAAAGAGATGAGTGAGATGATTATATCTCAAAGAAGATTTGAGATATATTCAAATTTAATTAAATCATTAGATGCTATTGAACAAAAAACAAATGAGATTGGAAGAGCATAA
- the fliN gene encoding flagellar motor switch protein FliN — protein MSEEIKNNQDSVDQEELAKEWAEQAEQDNQENSQEVDQDELAAQWEAEAAQENNQEDLASSWESEIANEDKKPIDSSLESFENYEKSENSKLSLLMDIPLEVTVEIGSTELPIEEILKLNPNSVIELDKMISEPVDLKVNGKLIAKGELYTIKNSFGIKITNIITPEDRMKILDSE, from the coding sequence ATGAGTGAAGAGATAAAAAATAATCAAGATAGTGTAGACCAAGAAGAGCTTGCAAAAGAGTGGGCTGAGCAAGCTGAACAAGATAATCAAGAAAATTCCCAAGAAGTTGATCAAGATGAGTTAGCAGCACAATGGGAAGCTGAAGCTGCACAAGAGAATAATCAAGAAGATTTAGCTTCATCTTGGGAAAGTGAAATTGCAAATGAAGATAAAAAGCCCATTGATAGTTCTCTTGAATCTTTTGAAAATTATGAAAAGAGTGAAAATTCAAAATTATCTCTTTTAATGGATATTCCATTAGAAGTAACGGTTGAGATAGGATCAACTGAATTACCCATAGAAGAGATTTTAAAATTAAATCCAAATAGTGTCATAGAGCTTGATAAAATGATAAGTGAACCTGTTGATTTAAAGGTTAATGGTAAACTTATAGCAAAGGGTGAACTTTATACAATAAAAAATAGTTTTGGTATCAAAATAACAAATATTATTACTCCAGAAGATAGAATGAAAATATTAGATAGTGAATAA
- the fliM gene encoding flagellar motor switch protein FliM, giving the protein MSEQDFLSQDEIDALLGGNEEESIEEKSDIVPFDFSEIESIKKGGLPGLEIIYERWVKLFRDEVRKIIPKINMVSKESIYVSRFNSFMSKIPMPSSYTTISMKPLKENALFVVDSRLVFTIISVLFGGPAKPFKVEGREFTKLEVQIIGDFIDIALKTFEDVWKNFYPINLEKKSIELNPSLARVTSGNEKVVVVECNVEVDGYEAPIFFCFPQGMFMPIKDIIYTEFIGEENSEWQKKLKESLVSLNIKITLELGKEKFLLKDILEWKVGDDLILNIDKDSDLMLVVENTPKYKCKLGKVKERYAALIKEPILKEENE; this is encoded by the coding sequence ATGTCAGAACAAGATTTCTTGTCTCAAGATGAAATTGATGCACTTTTAGGTGGAAACGAAGAAGAGAGTATTGAAGAAAAAAGTGACATTGTACCTTTTGATTTTAGTGAAATAGAAAGTATTAAAAAAGGTGGATTGCCTGGACTTGAGATCATATATGAGAGATGGGTAAAACTATTTAGAGATGAAGTAAGAAAGATTATCCCCAAAATAAATATGGTCTCAAAAGAGAGCATATATGTTTCAAGATTTAACTCTTTTATGTCAAAAATTCCTATGCCTTCTAGCTATACTACAATCTCTATGAAACCTTTAAAAGAAAATGCTCTATTTGTTGTTGATTCAAGGCTTGTTTTTACTATAATAAGTGTACTTTTTGGAGGCCCAGCTAAACCTTTTAAAGTTGAAGGCAGAGAATTTACAAAACTTGAAGTGCAAATAATTGGAGATTTTATTGATATAGCATTAAAAACATTTGAAGATGTTTGGAAAAATTTCTATCCTATAAATTTGGAAAAAAAATCAATTGAGCTAAATCCTTCATTGGCAAGAGTTACATCAGGGAATGAAAAAGTAGTTGTTGTGGAGTGTAATGTTGAAGTTGATGGATATGAAGCTCCAATATTTTTCTGTTTTCCTCAAGGTATGTTTATGCCAATAAAAGATATAATTTATACAGAATTTATAGGCGAAGAAAATAGTGAATGGCAAAAAAAATTAAAAGAGTCTCTAGTTTCATTGAATATAAAAATAACTTTAGAACTTGGTAAAGAAAAATTTCTTTTAAAAGATATTCTTGAATGGAAAGTGGGAGATGATTTAATATTAAATATTGATAAAGATAGTGATCTAATGCTTGTTGTTGAAAATACTCCAAAATATAAATGTAAGTTAGGAAAAGTAAAAGAGAGATATGCAGCTTTGATAAAAGAGCCAATCTTGAAGGAAGAGAATGAGTGA